In Streptomyces sp. NBC_01551, one DNA window encodes the following:
- a CDS encoding transglycosylase domain-containing protein, which produces MGRADARRAQQQRGARRAPGGRAKGDKGSAGKPKGIRRFFTWKKLLGTFFGLVLLGMGGLVFLYYSVEPPNPNKNATLQSNVYKYADGSIMARTGGLNREILPISKIPEDVQTAFIAIENKSFYQDSGIDLMGVARGVFNTATGKGKAGGSTITQQYVKNYYLTQDQSATRKMRELIISLKVDQRMEKPDILAGYLNTNFYGRNAYGIQAAAQAYYGIDAEKLSLAQGAYLAAVIQAPSQYDWETAGPNGKRLVMIRFNAVLDNMVEMKKLTPEKRKEIEFVPPVKPKATPGLEGQKGYLVQAAEDELDRQGIPESELKAGGWTITLNIDKKRQEAMEKAVQDELESKLDRKDTKKRPVDQSVQAGATSVDPKTGAIVAMYGGLGRSEQWNSNALRTDYQPGSTFKPVVLASALENKATTQDHKPINPNTLYDGTSKRKVVGSDVPFNPQNQDDKNYGDPMMTVQEATNWSVNSVYAQMIVDAKPKAVKKTALELGMQDRDGWPDDKPAMTLGTMSANTLEMAAVYATFDNHGKKVTPSIVKSATHKDREFKPTPAIGGQAITRETADTVTKVLTGVVNEGSGKVVKSSAYEAAAKTGTTEKNVAGWFTAYTPELVTVVAIFGEEPGTHKQVTLTGAAGGGRAGGGTFPAEIWQAYTLAALKGVKTGDFKLPDAEMGTPQVPSRSASPSSSASQSASTSQSPSTSRSPSNTPDPSQSSTKPDPSTSQSPVKPSNSQSPVKPSNTQSPVKPPPVLPVPGN; this is translated from the coding sequence ATGGGCCGAGCAGATGCGCGACGGGCGCAGCAGCAGCGCGGAGCGCGGCGGGCACCTGGCGGGCGCGCCAAGGGTGACAAGGGCAGCGCCGGCAAACCGAAGGGCATACGTCGCTTCTTCACCTGGAAGAAGCTCCTCGGCACGTTCTTCGGGCTGGTGCTGCTCGGCATGGGCGGCCTGGTGTTCCTGTACTACTCCGTGGAACCGCCGAACCCGAACAAGAACGCGACGCTCCAGAGCAACGTCTACAAGTACGCGGACGGCTCGATCATGGCGCGCACCGGCGGCCTCAACCGCGAGATCCTGCCGATCAGCAAGATCCCGGAGGACGTCCAGACGGCCTTCATCGCGATCGAGAACAAGTCCTTCTACCAGGACAGCGGCATCGACCTGATGGGCGTGGCCCGCGGTGTCTTCAACACCGCCACGGGCAAGGGCAAGGCCGGTGGCTCGACGATCACCCAGCAGTACGTCAAGAACTACTACCTGACCCAGGACCAGTCGGCGACGCGCAAGATGCGGGAGCTGATCATCTCCCTCAAGGTCGACCAGCGCATGGAGAAGCCCGACATCCTCGCCGGGTACCTGAACACCAACTTCTACGGCCGCAACGCGTACGGCATCCAGGCGGCGGCCCAGGCCTACTACGGGATCGACGCCGAGAAGCTGTCGCTGGCGCAGGGCGCCTACCTCGCCGCCGTCATCCAGGCCCCCAGCCAGTACGACTGGGAGACCGCCGGCCCGAACGGCAAGCGGCTGGTCATGATCCGCTTCAACGCGGTCCTCGACAACATGGTCGAGATGAAGAAGCTGACCCCGGAGAAGCGCAAGGAAATCGAGTTCGTGCCGCCGGTCAAGCCCAAGGCGACGCCGGGTCTGGAGGGCCAGAAGGGCTACCTGGTCCAGGCCGCCGAGGACGAGCTCGACCGTCAGGGCATCCCCGAGTCGGAACTCAAGGCCGGCGGCTGGACGATCACCCTCAACATCGACAAGAAGCGCCAAGAGGCGATGGAGAAGGCCGTCCAGGACGAGCTGGAGTCCAAGCTCGACCGCAAGGACACCAAGAAGCGGCCCGTCGACCAGAGCGTGCAGGCGGGCGCCACCTCCGTGGACCCGAAGACCGGCGCGATCGTCGCCATGTACGGCGGCCTGGGCCGGTCCGAGCAGTGGAACAGCAACGCCCTGCGCACCGACTACCAGCCCGGCTCGACCTTCAAGCCGGTCGTGCTCGCCTCCGCCCTGGAGAACAAGGCGACCACCCAGGACCACAAGCCGATCAACCCGAACACGCTCTACGACGGCACCAGCAAGCGCAAGGTCGTCGGCAGCGACGTTCCGTTCAACCCGCAGAACCAGGACGACAAGAACTACGGCGATCCGATGATGACCGTGCAGGAGGCCACCAACTGGTCGGTGAACTCCGTGTACGCGCAGATGATCGTGGACGCCAAGCCGAAGGCCGTGAAGAAGACGGCCCTCGAACTCGGCATGCAGGACCGTGACGGCTGGCCCGACGACAAGCCGGCCATGACGCTCGGCACGATGAGCGCCAACACCCTGGAGATGGCCGCCGTCTACGCGACCTTCGACAACCACGGCAAGAAGGTCACCCCGAGCATCGTCAAGAGCGCGACGCACAAGGACCGCGAGTTCAAGCCGACCCCGGCCATCGGCGGCCAGGCCATCACCCGCGAGACCGCCGACACCGTCACCAAGGTGCTCACCGGGGTCGTCAACGAGGGCTCCGGCAAGGTCGTGAAGAGCTCCGCCTACGAGGCCGCCGCCAAGACCGGTACCACCGAGAAGAACGTGGCCGGCTGGTTCACCGCGTACACCCCGGAGCTCGTGACCGTCGTCGCGATCTTCGGTGAGGAGCCGGGCACCCACAAGCAGGTCACGCTGACCGGCGCCGCCGGTGGTGGCCGCGCCGGTGGTGGTACCTTCCCCGCCGAGATCTGGCAGGCGTACACCCTCGCCGCCCTCAAGGGCGTCAAGACGGGCGACTTCAAGCTGCCGGACGCCGAGATGGGCACCCCGCAGGTGCCGAGCCGCAGCGCCTCCCCGTCGAGCTCGGCCAGCCAGTCCGCCAGCACCAGCCAGTCGCCGAGCACCAGCCGGTCGCCGAGCAACACCCCGGACCCGAGCCAGAGCTCGACCAAGCCGGACCCGAGCACCAGCCAGAGCCCGGTGAAGCCGAGCAACAGCCAGAGCCCGGTGAAGCCGAGCAACACACAGAGCCCGGTGAAGCCGCCGCCGGTCCTGCCCGTACCGGGCAACTGA